In Nicotiana tabacum cultivar K326 chromosome 21, ASM71507v2, whole genome shotgun sequence, one DNA window encodes the following:
- the LOC107761020 gene encoding sulfite exporter TauE/SafE family protein 2 — translation MNSHNNYLICVFFLVILTTFGFSFAKQTKPTSKILKFDHFLNSVYEWRIQQQKQVDTNNLKLGAPTVIAGALCFIAASISSAGGIGGGGLYIPILTIVTGVDLKTASSFSAFMVTGGSIANVVCSMFLPSPKHGGKILVDFDIALLSQPCILLGVSIGVICNLVLPEWLITILFVVFLVWCTFKTFKSGVYYWKIESEEVRRNGLLKNENFEGIEGVINGVEEPLLLKKEAKGIRSIPWMKMGVLVMIWFSFFFLYLLRGNRYGQGIIQMEVCGLGYWIISSVQFPLAIIFTSWILYNSDSKQNSKKQEVAACETMNGSSGMLIFPLMALLAGVLGGVFGIGGGMLISPLLIQVGIAPEVTAATCSFMVFFSSTMSAVQYLFLGMEHVNTALIFAVICLIASLIGLVVVQRAIEHHGRASLIVFSVGIVMALSTVLITSFGAVDVWRDYTSGKYMGFKQAC, via the exons ATGAATAGTCACAACAACTACCTGATATGTGTGTTTTTCCTTGTTATTTTAACCACCTTTGGATTTTCCTTTGCAAAACAAACAAAACCAACCTCAAAAATCCTCAAATTTGATCACTTCTTGAATTCAGTTTATGAATGGAGAATTCAACAGCAGAAACAAGTAGATACCAATAATCTGAAACTTGGCGCACCCACTGTGATAGCAGGAGCTTTGTGTTTTATAGCAGCTTCTATCTCTAGTGCAGGTGGAATTGGAGGTGGAGGATTATACATACCTATTCTAACCATTGTTACTGGGGTTGACCTCAAAACAGCCTCAAGCTTTTCCGCATTTATG GTAACAGGAGGCTCGATCGCTAACGTTGTTTGCAGTATGTTTTTACCAAGTCCCAAACACGGAGGGAAAATCTTGGTTGATTTTGACATAGCTTTACTCTCACAACCATGCATTCTTTTGGGAGTTAGTATTGGAGTAATTTGCAATCTTGTCCTACCAGAATGGCTTATCACTATATTATTTGTAGTCTTTCTTGTTTGGTGCACAttcaaaacattcaaatcaggaGTTTATTATTGGAAAATTGAGTCTGAAGAAGTGAGAAGAAATGGATTGCTTAAAAATGAGAattttgaaggaattgaaggagttaTTAATGGTGTAGAAGAACCTTTGTTGTTGAAAAAGGAAGCAAAGGGAATAAGGAGTATTCCTTGGATGAAAATGGGGGTACTTGTTATGATTTggttttccttctttttcctcTATCTTCTTCGTGGAAATCGATATGGACAA GGCATAATTCAGATGGAGGTATGTGGGTTGGGATACTGGATCATCTCATCAGTTCAATTTCCTCTagcaataatttttacatcatgGATCTTATATAACAGTGACAGTAAGCAGAATTCCAAGAAGCag GAAGTAGCAGCTTGTGAAACTATGAATGGATCTTCGGGAATGTTAATATTCCCCTTAATGGCACTGTTAGCAGGGGTTTTGGGTGGTGTATTtggaattggtggtggaatgcttATAAGCCCCCTTCTGATTCAAGTTGGAATTGCACCTGAG GTAACAGCTGCAACTTGTTCATTCATGGTATTTTTCTCATCTACCATGTCAGCTGTACAATACCTATTTCTAGGCATGGAACATGTCAATACTGCCCTAATTTTTGCAGTCATTTGTTTAATTGCTTCACTTATTGGATTGGTTGTGGTGCAAAGAGCTATAGAACATCATGGGAGAGCATCACTTATTGTATTCTCTGTTGGCATAGTCATGGCTTTAAGTACTGTTCTTATAACAAGTTTTGGAGCTGTAGATGTTTGGAGGGATTACACAAGTGGAAAGTACATGGGGTTCAAGCAGGCTTGTTAA